From Candidatus Palibaumannia cicadellinicola, the proteins below share one genomic window:
- the rplJ gene encoding 50S ribosomal protein L10 has protein sequence MALNLQNKKTIVTEVKKVAKIAISAVVADYRGITVNQLTELRKKCSQVDVKMLVVRNTLMRRIVENTPFECLTKTFIGPTLIAFSTKHPGTAARLFKSFAQEHTKLNIKAAAFEGAVIPALQIDKLATMPTYEEAIAKLMFTLQEASIGKLARIFVTLRDQKKLA, from the coding sequence ATGGCACTAAATCTTCAAAACAAAAAAACTATTGTTACTGAAGTAAAAAAAGTAGCCAAAATTGCGATATCTGCTGTTGTTGCTGATTACCGTGGTATTACAGTTAATCAACTTACTGAACTACGTAAAAAATGTAGTCAAGTAGATGTTAAGATGCTTGTTGTCCGTAATACGCTTATGCGTCGTATTGTAGAGAATACTCCTTTTGAATGCCTCACAAAAACCTTTATAGGTCCAACACTAATTGCATTTTCTACTAAACATCCTGGTACAGCAGCTCGTTTATTTAAAAGTTTTGCTCAAGAGCATACTAAACTAAATATAAAAGCAGCAGCTTTTGAAGGCGCAGTTATTCCAGCGTTACAAATAGACAAATTGGCTACTATGCCAACTTACGAAGAAGCAATTGCAAAACTGATGTTTACTCTTCAAGAAGCATCTATAGGAAAACTCGCTCGAATTTTTGTTACATTACGCGACCAAAAAAAATTAGCGTAA
- the rplL gene encoding 50S ribosomal protein L7/L12 — protein MLLNKEQILDAIANMSIVDITELISMMEKKFGVTSMVNIAVTESPTEVVEEQTEFNVVLTAIGSNKVSVIKAVRGAVGLGLKEAKDLVESAPTSIKENISKNDAEALKKVLEDAGASVEIK, from the coding sequence ATGTTACTTAATAAAGAACAGATTTTAGACGCTATAGCTAACATGTCTATTGTAGATATTACTGAGCTCATTTCTATGATGGAAAAGAAATTTGGCGTGACCTCTATGGTCAATATAGCTGTAACAGAAAGTCCAACTGAAGTTGTTGAAGAACAAACTGAGTTTAATGTTGTGCTTACAGCTATAGGTAGTAATAAAGTGTCTGTTATTAAAGCCGTCCGGGGTGCTGTTGGACTAGGTTTAAAAGAAGCAAAAGATTTAGTTGAATCAGCACCTACTTCTATAAAAGAAAATATTAGTAAAAATGACGCTGAAGCCCTAAAAAAAGTTCTTGAAGATGCTGGTGCTTCTGTTGAGATTAAATAA
- the rpoB gene encoding DNA-directed RNA polymerase subunit beta has product MVYSYTEKKRIRKDFGKRQQVLDVPYLLSIQIESFKKFIERDPNGKYGLEAAFSSVFPIQSYGGNAELQYISYRLGDPIFDVKECQMRGITFSVPLRVRLRLVINERETSKTSCKEQEVYMGEIPLMTDNGTFIINGTERVIVSQLHRSPGVFFDSDKGKIHSSGKVLFNARIIPYRGSWLDFEFDQKDHLFVRIDRRRKLPATIMLRALNFNTHQILDTFFEKVMYEINEYKCIMELIPERLRGETASFEIKVNNTIYVEKGRRITTRHINKLKQDMINRIEVPIDYLCGKVIAKDYFDVKTGEIIISANTVISLDLLNQLIKSGFKVIETLFTNDLDHGSYISETLRIDQTKDRISAIVEIYRMMRPGEPPTREAAEHLFENLFFSVDRYDLSAVGRMKFNRALLRKEIEGTGILSTKDIIDVMKKLIDIRNGKGEVDDIDHLGNRRIRSVGEMAENQFRLGLVRVERSVKERLSISDLDTMMPQDIINAKPISAAVKEFFSSSQLSQFMDQNNPLSEITHKRRISALGPGGLTRERAGFEVRDVHPTHYGRVCPIETPEGPNIGLINSLSVYARTNEYGFLETPYRIVKNGIVSEEIHYLSAIEEGNFIIAQANTNLNETGHLIEDLVTCRHKGESSLFSRDKVNYMDVSTQQIVSVGASLIPFLEHDDANRALMGANMQRQAVPTLRTDKPLVGTGMERIVAVDSGVTAVAKRGGKVQYVDASRIIINVNSNEMYLGEAGIDIYHLCKYIRSNQNTCISQRPCVYLNDTVERGDVLADGPSTDLGELALGQNMRIAFMPWNGYNFEDSMLISERVVQEDRFTTIHIQELTCISRDTKLGPEEITADIPNVGEAALCKLDESGIVYIGAEVTSGDILVGKVTPKGETQLTPEEKLLRAIFGEKASDVKDSSLRVPNGFSGTVIDVQIFTREGIDKDKRAIEIEEMQLNQVKKDLTEELHILEIGIFKRISDLLVKDGIDIDLNKISKLSSINWLQFSLTTEDKYKQLKTLVAQYDELKASFEQKLEDKRRKITQGDDLSPGVLKIVKVYLAVKRQIQPGDKMAGRHGNKGVISKINPIEDMPYDEHGVPVDIVLNPLGVPSRMNIGQILETHLGMAAKGIGDKINTMLIQQQNISKIRDFMQKAYDIGDNVRQKVDLNMLSDEEVLYLAENLKNGMPIATPVFDGAKEEEIKALLKLCNLPTSGQITLFDGRTGEKFERKVTVGYMYMLKLNHLVDDKMHARSTGSYSLVTQQPLGGKAQFGGQRFGEMEVWALEAYGAAYTLQEMLTVKSDDVNGRTKMYKNIVDGNKHMEPGMPESFNVLLKEIRSLGINIELEED; this is encoded by the coding sequence ATGGTTTACTCTTATACCGAAAAAAAACGCATTCGTAAGGATTTTGGAAAACGTCAACAGGTGTTAGACGTGCCCTATCTTCTTTCAATACAAATTGAATCATTTAAAAAATTTATTGAGCGTGATCCTAATGGTAAATATGGGCTGGAAGCAGCTTTTAGTTCTGTTTTTCCTATACAAAGTTATGGTGGTAACGCGGAATTACAATATATTAGTTATCGTTTAGGTGATCCTATATTCGACGTCAAAGAGTGTCAGATGAGAGGTATTACTTTTTCTGTACCTTTAAGAGTTAGATTGCGTTTAGTAATAAATGAGCGTGAAACATCAAAAACTTCTTGCAAAGAACAGGAAGTATATATGGGTGAAATTCCGCTGATGACTGATAATGGTACCTTTATTATTAATGGAACTGAACGTGTTATTGTATCGCAGTTACATCGTAGTCCTGGTGTTTTCTTTGATAGCGATAAGGGAAAAATACACTCTTCAGGTAAAGTACTATTTAACGCACGTATTATTCCTTATCGAGGGTCTTGGCTGGATTTTGAATTTGATCAGAAAGATCACTTATTCGTACGCATAGATAGACGTAGAAAATTACCTGCAACAATTATGCTACGTGCATTAAACTTTAATACTCATCAAATTCTTGATACTTTTTTTGAAAAAGTAATGTACGAAATCAATGAATATAAGTGCATCATGGAACTTATTCCTGAGCGTTTACGCGGAGAAACTGCGTCATTTGAAATTAAAGTAAATAATACTATATATGTAGAAAAAGGTCGTCGTATTACGACACGACATATTAATAAGCTAAAACAAGATATGATCAATAGAATTGAAGTACCTATTGATTATCTTTGTGGTAAAGTAATAGCAAAAGATTATTTTGATGTTAAAACAGGTGAAATAATTATTTCTGCTAATACAGTCATATCGCTAGATTTGCTAAATCAACTAATTAAATCTGGATTTAAGGTCATTGAAACTTTATTTACAAATGATTTAGATCATGGTTCTTATATATCTGAAACACTACGTATTGATCAAACTAAAGATCGTATAAGTGCGATAGTAGAAATATATCGTATGATGCGTCCTGGAGAACCACCAACCAGAGAAGCTGCTGAGCACCTGTTTGAAAATCTATTTTTTTCAGTAGATCGTTATGATCTATCTGCAGTTGGTAGAATGAAATTTAATCGTGCTTTATTACGTAAAGAGATAGAAGGTACTGGAATATTGAGTACAAAAGACATAATAGACGTCATGAAGAAACTGATTGATATTCGTAATGGTAAAGGTGAAGTAGATGATATCGACCACCTTGGTAATCGTCGTATTCGTTCTGTTGGTGAAATGGCTGAAAACCAATTTAGATTAGGTCTTGTTCGTGTAGAAAGATCAGTAAAAGAACGTTTGTCTATTAGTGATCTTGATACTATGATGCCACAAGATATTATTAATGCTAAGCCAATTTCAGCTGCAGTAAAAGAATTTTTTAGTTCTAGTCAGTTATCACAATTTATGGATCAAAATAATCCTTTATCTGAGATTACCCATAAGCGCCGTATTTCTGCATTAGGTCCAGGTGGTTTAACTAGAGAACGAGCTGGATTTGAAGTACGTGATGTACATCCAACTCATTATGGTAGAGTTTGCCCTATCGAAACTCCCGAAGGTCCTAATATTGGTTTAATTAACTCACTATCTGTTTACGCACGAACTAACGAATATGGTTTCTTGGAAACTCCATATCGTATTGTAAAAAATGGTATAGTTTCTGAAGAAATTCATTATCTATCAGCTATTGAAGAAGGTAATTTTATTATTGCTCAGGCTAATACTAACCTTAATGAAACAGGTCACTTAATTGAAGATTTAGTTACTTGTCGTCATAAAGGTGAATCTAGCCTATTTAGCCGTGATAAAGTAAATTATATGGACGTTTCTACCCAACAAATAGTTTCTGTAGGTGCTTCATTAATTCCTTTCCTAGAGCATGATGATGCTAACAGAGCATTAATGGGTGCTAATATGCAACGTCAGGCAGTACCTACTTTAAGAACGGATAAACCATTAGTAGGTACTGGTATGGAAAGAATAGTAGCAGTTGACTCAGGTGTAACTGCTGTAGCTAAACGTGGTGGTAAAGTACAATATGTAGATGCATCACGTATTATTATTAATGTTAATTCTAATGAAATGTATCTAGGTGAAGCAGGTATAGATATTTATCATCTTTGTAAATATATTCGTTCTAATCAAAATACCTGTATTAGCCAAAGACCTTGCGTTTATTTAAATGACACTGTAGAACGTGGTGATGTATTAGCTGATGGTCCCTCTACTGATTTAGGAGAGTTAGCATTAGGTCAGAACATGCGTATTGCTTTCATGCCATGGAATGGTTATAACTTTGAAGACTCTATGCTAATATCGGAACGAGTAGTACAAGAGGATCGTTTTACTACTATTCATATTCAGGAACTAACTTGTATATCACGTGATACAAAACTTGGTCCTGAAGAAATTACAGCAGACATACCAAATGTAGGTGAAGCAGCACTCTGCAAACTTGACGAATCAGGTATAGTATATATTGGTGCTGAAGTTACTAGTGGTGATATCCTAGTAGGAAAAGTCACTCCAAAGGGAGAAACCCAACTAACTCCAGAAGAAAAACTGTTGCGTGCTATTTTTGGTGAAAAAGCTTCTGATGTAAAAGATTCTTCATTACGTGTACCAAATGGTTTCTCTGGTACAGTAATAGATGTACAAATATTTACTAGAGAAGGTATAGATAAAGATAAGCGAGCTATTGAAATAGAAGAAATGCAACTGAATCAGGTCAAAAAAGACCTAACAGAAGAACTACATATATTAGAAATAGGTATATTTAAACGTATCAGTGATTTATTAGTAAAAGATGGTATAGATATTGATCTAAATAAAATCTCAAAATTAAGTAGCATAAATTGGCTACAATTTAGTCTAACCACAGAAGATAAATACAAACAGTTAAAAACATTAGTGGCACAATACGATGAATTAAAGGCTAGTTTTGAGCAAAAATTAGAAGATAAGCGTCGTAAAATTACTCAAGGCGATGATTTATCTCCTGGGGTTCTAAAAATAGTTAAGGTCTATTTAGCTGTAAAACGACAGATTCAACCTGGAGATAAAATGGCTGGACGTCATGGTAATAAAGGTGTGATATCAAAGATAAATCCAATTGAAGATATGCCTTATGATGAGCATGGTGTACCAGTTGATATAGTACTAAACCCACTAGGGGTTCCATCGAGAATGAATATCGGTCAGATTTTAGAAACACATTTAGGAATGGCTGCTAAAGGTATTGGTGATAAAATAAATACGATGCTAATTCAACAGCAGAATATAAGTAAAATACGTGATTTCATGCAAAAAGCTTATGATATTGGTGATAATGTCAGACAAAAAGTAGATTTAAATATGCTTTCTGATGAAGAAGTACTGTATCTTGCAGAAAATTTAAAAAATGGTATGCCAATTGCCACACCTGTATTTGACGGGGCAAAAGAGGAAGAAATTAAAGCATTACTGAAATTATGTAATTTACCTACTTCTGGGCAAATTACTTTATTTGACGGTCGTACTGGAGAGAAATTCGAGCGTAAAGTAACTGTAGGCTATATGTATATGCTTAAACTAAATCATCTTGTTGATGATAAGATGCATGCACGTTCCACTGGTTCTTATAGTTTAGTAACTCAGCAACCTCTGGGTGGTAAGGCCCAGTTTGGAGGTCAACGTTTTGGTGAAATGGAAGTATGGGCGCTTGAAGCTTATGGCGCAGCATATACATTACAAGAAATGTTAACAGTTAAGTCAGATGATGTTAATGGTCGTACCAAAATGTATAAAAATATTGTTGATGGTAATAAACATATGGAACCAGGAATGCCAGAATCATTTAACGTTTTACTAAAAGAAATACGTTCTCTAGGAATTAACATAGAGTTAGAAGAAGACTAA